From Halobacillus sp. Marseille-Q1614, the proteins below share one genomic window:
- a CDS encoding VOC family protein translates to MIDRIDTLCLIVKDVEKSCRWYQEILGFEVAFRGEGYRVLSVGSNSIPLTLEEGDRHLNTHQTYPIFFSKNIKKTYEELKGKSVSVSELCNDDVNNFFNFYDLDGNKLQVCFFE, encoded by the coding sequence GTGATTGATAGAATTGATACATTGTGCTTAATTGTTAAAGATGTGGAGAAGTCTTGCAGATGGTATCAGGAGATCCTCGGGTTTGAAGTTGCTTTTAGAGGTGAAGGCTATCGCGTGCTAAGCGTTGGAAGCAACAGTATTCCGCTAACTCTTGAAGAAGGTGACAGACATTTAAACACTCATCAGACCTATCCGATATTCTTTTCGAAAAATATCAAGAAAACCTATGAAGAATTGAAGGGAAAAAGCGTATCAGTAAGCGAATTATGTAATGACGATGTAAATAACTTCTTTAATTTTTATGATTTAGATGGTAACAAATTGCAAGTCTGCTTTTTTGAATAA
- a CDS encoding helix-turn-helix transcriptional regulator, with amino-acid sequence MYLSNRVKELRAKIGWTQTDLARQVEVSRQTIAALEKDDYIPSLLLAMRVAQAFDLQVEEIFTLEDER; translated from the coding sequence ATGTATTTATCAAATCGAGTAAAAGAACTACGTGCTAAAATTGGATGGACACAAACAGATCTTGCAAGGCAGGTAGAGGTGTCGCGGCAGACGATCGCCGCTTTAGAGAAGGATGACTATATTCCTTCCCTGCTGCTGGCAATGAGGGTAGCTCAAGCTTTTGATTTACAGGTGGAAGAAATATTTACGTTGGAGGACGAACGATGA
- a CDS encoding DUF3892 domain-containing protein: protein MTMSDFEEIYNQYKQQGEQNAAQEQGSQAPQQGQEEIVAVRKNDDGDIIAVKTNSGRELDYVSALNEAKQGNLAHVDVFHKYGRDILRSEPDGIKENNLDNLPNF, encoded by the coding sequence ATGACCATGTCAGATTTTGAAGAAATCTACAATCAGTACAAGCAGCAGGGCGAACAGAACGCCGCCCAGGAACAAGGAAGCCAAGCTCCTCAGCAGGGACAGGAAGAGATCGTAGCTGTAAGAAAAAATGATGACGGCGACATTATCGCTGTTAAAACAAACAGCGGACGCGAACTCGACTATGTCTCTGCCCTCAATGAAGCAAAACAAGGAAACCTCGCTCATGTTGACGTCTTCCATAAATACGGACGTGATATTCTACGCAGTGAGCCGGACGGTATTAAAGAGAACAACCTGGATAATCTGCCGAATTTTTAG
- the rimI gene encoding ribosomal protein S18-alanine N-acetyltransferase → MAHIRRMTRSDLDQVQRVEQATFSVPWSKETFLNELGDANPYAHYYVIEDENGVFGYCGVWLIIDEAHVTNIAIHPDYRGKGYGDQLFRRSFESAIEMGAIQLSLEVRVSNTAAQHLYRKFGLVPGGIRKNYYTDNGEDALVMWVGLK, encoded by the coding sequence ATGGCACATATTCGGAGAATGACAAGAAGTGATCTCGATCAAGTGCAGCGTGTCGAACAGGCCACTTTTTCAGTACCATGGTCTAAAGAAACTTTTTTAAACGAATTAGGAGATGCGAACCCTTACGCGCATTATTATGTCATTGAAGACGAAAACGGGGTTTTCGGCTACTGCGGGGTGTGGCTGATTATTGATGAGGCCCACGTCACCAACATCGCGATTCATCCTGATTATCGCGGCAAAGGCTACGGAGATCAGCTGTTTCGCCGTTCATTTGAAAGTGCGATTGAAATGGGAGCGATTCAACTGAGCTTAGAGGTGCGTGTCTCCAATACGGCTGCCCAGCATTTATATCGAAAATTCGGGCTCGTACCGGGCGGCATTCGGAAAAACTATTATACAGACAATGGGGAAGATGCATTAGTCATGTGGGTGGGATTAAAATGA
- a CDS encoding redox-sensing transcriptional repressor Rex produces the protein MDIENQKIPQATAKRLPLYYRFINNLHSQGKLRVSSKELSEAVKVDSATIRRDFSYFGALGKKGYGYNVEHLLSFFRKTLDQDETTNVALIGVGNLGTAFLNYNFTKNNNTKIKVAFDADEKRVGETVGGVPIKHIDELEDYMDNISVAILTVPVSAAQGIADRLVDAGISGVLNFTPARITVPASVRVHHIDLAVELQALVYFLKHYPLDGESEEDNQ, from the coding sequence ATGGATATCGAAAATCAAAAAATACCACAAGCTACAGCAAAGCGTTTGCCGCTATATTACAGATTTATTAACAACCTGCACAGCCAGGGCAAGCTGCGCGTCTCCTCAAAAGAACTCAGCGAAGCTGTGAAAGTCGATTCCGCGACAATCCGCAGAGATTTCTCCTACTTCGGAGCCCTCGGAAAAAAAGGCTACGGCTACAACGTTGAACACCTGTTGTCCTTTTTTAGAAAAACACTGGATCAGGATGAAACGACCAACGTTGCCCTGATCGGTGTCGGAAACCTCGGAACCGCATTTTTAAACTATAACTTTACGAAAAACAATAATACGAAAATCAAAGTCGCCTTTGATGCTGATGAGAAGCGGGTCGGAGAAACGGTTGGCGGTGTGCCGATTAAGCACATCGACGAGCTCGAGGATTATATGGACAACATCTCGGTTGCCATCCTGACTGTTCCGGTATCAGCCGCACAGGGAATTGCTGACCGTCTCGTGGATGCTGGCATTTCCGGCGTTCTGAACTTTACGCCAGCAAGGATTACCGTACCAGCAAGCGTACGCGTCCATCACATCGATCTCGCGGTTGAACTGCAGGCGCTCGTCTATTTTCTAAAACACTACCCGCTAGATGGGGAATCAGAAGAGGATAACCAATAA
- a CDS encoding DUF4825 domain-containing protein, whose translation MKKKTIILTLLAVIFLSGCQSMNQADSQTKEDVFEYEDSLIGDNSAIINIIGQLEHSEEFKEVTLQSKEVPYGMTLTYEGIEQTEIEKEYRETAIYNATFLFVLVENAEWAAFQFDDQEYKLTKEQLSKWYDTDLSGLSNEQEVKDLIQEAMSEESKVEVLF comes from the coding sequence ATGAAGAAAAAAACTATCATTTTAACATTGCTGGCGGTAATTTTTCTTAGCGGCTGTCAATCAATGAACCAGGCAGACAGCCAGACAAAAGAGGATGTATTCGAGTATGAAGATTCTTTAATTGGCGACAACAGTGCAATTATTAATATTATCGGCCAATTGGAGCACAGTGAAGAATTCAAGGAAGTCACTTTGCAGTCAAAAGAAGTTCCTTATGGAATGACCCTTACATATGAAGGCATAGAACAAACCGAGATCGAAAAGGAATACCGGGAGACGGCAATCTATAATGCTACATTCCTATTTGTCTTGGTTGAAAATGCAGAGTGGGCGGCTTTCCAGTTTGACGATCAGGAATATAAACTGACAAAAGAACAGTTGAGTAAATGGTATGACACTGACTTAAGCGGTTTATCGAATGAACAAGAGGTAAAAGACCTTATTCAAGAAGCGATGTCTGAAGAAAGTAAAGTGGAGGTGCTTTTCTAA
- a CDS encoding class I SAM-dependent methyltransferase, producing MITKMKALIDNQYGKPRGLLGMYFGEKMVRQHKPETLWTIELLRNIEDKSVLELGCGAGYAMKHILSRDNVKEAVGIDLSPVLIRSAAMRNKKAVIEGRAKLVEGDVKQLPFQSEHFNKVFSIHSIYFWDQLPDTVSEIHRVLKPGGSFIITLSDGKDDEKWEGIESLMKDKFIPLARERGFHNVELVRGPHSRHYHTAAILGEKRL from the coding sequence ATGATTACCAAGATGAAGGCTTTAATAGATAACCAGTATGGTAAACCACGCGGATTACTAGGAATGTATTTTGGCGAAAAAATGGTCAGGCAGCATAAACCAGAAACATTATGGACCATTGAATTACTAAGAAATATAGAAGATAAAAGTGTGTTAGAGCTGGGGTGCGGCGCGGGATATGCCATGAAGCATATATTAAGCCGAGATAATGTTAAGGAAGCGGTAGGAATTGATCTTTCCCCGGTTCTCATTCGGTCAGCTGCCATGAGAAATAAAAAAGCAGTCATTGAAGGAAGAGCTAAATTAGTTGAAGGAGATGTAAAACAACTCCCATTCCAAAGTGAACATTTTAATAAGGTGTTCAGCATTCATTCCATTTATTTCTGGGATCAGCTTCCTGATACAGTCTCTGAAATCCATCGGGTCCTTAAACCGGGAGGGTCTTTCATCATAACTCTTAGTGATGGAAAAGACGATGAAAAGTGGGAAGGAATAGAAAGTTTAATGAAAGACAAATTTATCCCTCTAGCAAGGGAACGGGGGTTTCACAATGTCGAGCTTGTAAGAGGTCCACATTCCAGGCATTATCATACGGCTGCTATCCTAGGAGAAAAGAGGCTTTAA
- the tsaD gene encoding tRNA (adenosine(37)-N6)-threonylcarbamoyltransferase complex transferase subunit TsaD, with amino-acid sequence MKDQYILAIETSCDETAVAIVKNERELITNVVASQIESHKRFGGVVPEVASRHHIEQITLTLEEALEQAELTMDDIEAIAVTEGPGLVGALLVGVNAAKALAFAKQKPLLGVHHIAGHIYANRLEREFEFPLLSLVVSGGHTELILMKDHGSFEVIGETRDDAAGEAYDKVARTLKLPYPGGPHIDKLAQTGEATIDFPRAWLEEGSYDFSFSGLKSAVINKLHNAKQKNETIPVENVAASFQESVIDVLSTKAYKAAKEYNVKQVIVAGGVAANRGLRKALEEKFAGEEMELLIPPLNLCTDNAAMIAAAGAVAYRQGHRARYDLNANPGLDLELYGERKNI; translated from the coding sequence ATGAAGGATCAATATATATTAGCGATTGAGACAAGCTGTGATGAAACAGCCGTCGCCATCGTCAAAAATGAACGAGAACTGATCACAAACGTTGTAGCTTCTCAAATTGAGAGTCACAAGCGCTTTGGCGGAGTGGTCCCTGAAGTTGCTTCCCGTCATCATATTGAGCAAATCACTTTAACACTCGAAGAAGCGCTTGAGCAGGCAGAGCTGACGATGGATGATATCGAAGCTATTGCAGTTACCGAAGGGCCTGGTCTCGTTGGAGCACTCCTCGTCGGTGTTAATGCGGCCAAAGCTTTGGCATTTGCGAAACAGAAGCCGCTTCTAGGCGTTCATCATATTGCCGGCCATATTTACGCCAACCGTTTGGAAAGGGAATTTGAGTTTCCACTGTTATCACTCGTCGTTTCCGGAGGCCATACAGAGCTTATTTTAATGAAGGATCACGGATCTTTTGAAGTGATTGGAGAAACTCGGGATGATGCAGCAGGAGAAGCGTATGATAAAGTGGCCCGTACGTTAAAACTTCCTTATCCAGGAGGGCCGCACATCGACAAGCTGGCACAGACAGGAGAAGCGACGATTGATTTTCCGCGGGCTTGGCTAGAGGAAGGTTCATATGATTTCAGCTTTAGTGGATTAAAATCAGCAGTTATCAACAAGCTGCACAATGCGAAACAGAAAAATGAAACGATACCTGTGGAAAACGTTGCCGCCAGTTTTCAAGAAAGTGTCATTGACGTGTTATCCACAAAGGCGTACAAAGCGGCTAAAGAGTATAACGTTAAACAGGTCATTGTAGCAGGCGGGGTAGCAGCCAACCGCGGCTTAAGGAAAGCGTTGGAAGAAAAGTTTGCAGGGGAAGAGATGGAGCTGTTAATTCCACCGCTTAACCTTTGTACCGATAACGCTGCGATGATTGCTGCGGCGGGCGCTGTAGCTTATCGTCAGGGCCATAGAGCCCGCTATGATTTAAATGCAAATCCAGGTCTTGACTTAGAATTGTACGGAGAAAGAAAGAATATTTAA
- a CDS encoding ABC-F family ATP-binding cassette domain-containing protein — translation MILMQLNQLTKRFGAELILENIKLEVQKNDRIAIVGRNGAGKSTLLKMMAGEMSYDSGDIFKPKEVTLGYLAQNTGLQSSDSIWSEMEKVFSHFKKLEQELRSMEADMADPDLLENQDAYQKLLSSYDQKQNYFKEAGGYQYEAEIKSVLNGLNFRDFNWSTPISSLSGGQKTRLALGKLLLTKPDVLILDEPTNHLDIDTLAWLEGYLQGYDGAVVIVSHDRYFLDEIVNTVYEIAYQGSKKYHGNYSDYLKKKEADYELELKKYEKQQGEIKRMEDFIQKNIVRATTSKRAQSRRKLLEKMDKIDKPKSDQKSATFSFQVEKKSGNDVLKLRDLAFRYDGASKFLFEDLSLDINRGDSFALVGPNGVGKTTLLKTIIGNFKAAKGDIKLGTNVDIGYYDQEQTKLHSKKTVLNELWDDYPLKNEKDIRTILGNFLFSGEDVLKPVSALSGGEKARLSLAKLMMQQSNFLILDEPTNHLDLDSKEVLEAALVDYPGTILFVSHDRYFINKIASQVVEMQPSETRVFLGDYDYYVQKKQEEQELEELESADKLANEPKTAQPETKNSFAQDKAQKSEDRKRRRRMEEIEKEIEQLEAKIEENEQLLCEPEVYQDHEKSLELTEENHSSHEKIEALMEEWESLD, via the coding sequence ATGATTCTCATGCAATTAAATCAATTAACGAAGCGTTTTGGTGCTGAGTTGATTTTAGAGAATATAAAATTAGAAGTACAGAAAAATGACCGTATCGCGATTGTCGGCCGTAACGGTGCCGGCAAGAGTACGCTGCTTAAAATGATGGCTGGGGAAATGAGCTATGACAGCGGCGATATTTTCAAACCAAAAGAAGTAACCCTTGGCTACCTGGCGCAGAATACCGGCCTGCAATCGAGCGATTCGATCTGGAGCGAGATGGAGAAGGTTTTTTCCCATTTTAAAAAGCTTGAGCAGGAATTGCGTTCTATGGAAGCCGATATGGCAGATCCGGATCTGCTTGAGAACCAGGACGCTTATCAGAAGCTGTTAAGCAGCTATGACCAGAAGCAGAACTATTTTAAAGAAGCCGGCGGCTATCAGTATGAAGCCGAGATTAAGTCCGTGCTGAATGGACTGAACTTCCGTGACTTTAACTGGAGCACACCAATCTCTTCCTTAAGCGGCGGGCAGAAAACTCGTCTTGCGTTAGGGAAACTGCTATTAACGAAGCCGGATGTATTAATTCTTGATGAGCCGACAAACCACTTAGATATTGATACCCTTGCCTGGCTTGAAGGCTACCTTCAAGGCTATGATGGAGCAGTCGTCATCGTCTCGCACGACCGCTACTTTTTAGATGAGATCGTTAATACCGTATATGAAATCGCCTATCAGGGCTCAAAAAAATATCACGGCAACTACAGCGATTATTTGAAAAAGAAAGAAGCCGATTATGAGCTTGAGCTGAAGAAATATGAAAAGCAGCAAGGCGAAATTAAGCGGATGGAAGATTTTATTCAAAAGAACATCGTCCGCGCGACGACGAGTAAACGAGCGCAAAGCCGGCGCAAGCTTCTTGAAAAAATGGATAAAATTGATAAGCCAAAGTCCGATCAGAAATCTGCGACGTTCAGCTTTCAAGTGGAGAAGAAGAGCGGAAATGATGTACTGAAGCTGCGTGACCTGGCATTTCGCTATGATGGCGCGTCCAAATTTTTGTTCGAGGATCTTTCGCTCGATATTAACCGCGGTGATTCTTTTGCCCTGGTCGGTCCTAACGGTGTCGGAAAAACGACACTTCTTAAAACGATCATCGGCAATTTTAAAGCAGCCAAAGGTGACATTAAGCTTGGCACGAATGTGGACATCGGCTACTATGATCAGGAACAGACGAAGCTTCACTCAAAGAAAACCGTGCTTAATGAGCTGTGGGATGACTATCCATTGAAAAATGAAAAGGACATCCGCACTATCCTCGGTAACTTTTTGTTCTCAGGAGAAGATGTCCTAAAACCCGTCTCCGCATTAAGCGGCGGTGAGAAAGCACGACTGTCGCTGGCTAAGCTGATGATGCAGCAATCGAACTTTTTAATCCTCGATGAACCGACAAACCACTTGGATCTCGACAGTAAAGAAGTGCTTGAAGCAGCACTTGTGGATTACCCCGGGACCATTCTTTTCGTTTCGCACGACCGTTATTTTATTAACAAGATCGCTTCACAGGTTGTCGAGATGCAGCCTTCTGAAACACGGGTTTTCCTTGGGGATTACGATTATTATGTCCAGAAAAAGCAGGAAGAGCAGGAACTGGAAGAACTCGAATCCGCCGACAAATTGGCGAACGAGCCGAAGACTGCACAGCCTGAGACGAAAAACAGCTTCGCTCAAGATAAAGCACAAAAGAGCGAAGACCGTAAGCGGAGACGCCGGATGGAAGAGATTGAAAAAGAAATCGAACAGCTTGAAGCAAAAATTGAAGAAAATGAACAGCTGCTCTGTGAGCCTGAAGTGTATCAGGATCATGAGAAATCGCTTGAACTGACCGAAGAAAACCACAGCAGCCACGAAAAGATCGAAGCCCTCATGGAAGAATGGGAATCGCTCGACTAG
- a CDS encoding sigma-70 family RNA polymerase sigma factor → MNARPGIKAPSNCKKLEELYSKLKDYCLFLSQNKWDGEDLAQETIYKAMNHYGQKSDLNAALLKKMARNLWLDQRKKLNREVLGCDPIEKDDYCKIDTDLLEKAISKLTPKQSVIFTLKDGFHFQNSEIAEIFDMTETAVKAVLNRARTRLAKLSSGEELPDLQTAKSEIITRPLLHAIRSGDPSDFIKLIPALFPKESQPTLKVMAFSSPSSSLSMAA, encoded by the coding sequence ATGAACGCCAGGCCTGGCATAAAAGCACCCTCAAACTGTAAAAAACTCGAAGAACTTTATTCTAAATTAAAGGATTATTGTCTTTTTCTATCCCAAAACAAGTGGGATGGTGAGGACTTAGCTCAGGAAACTATATACAAAGCGATGAATCATTATGGTCAGAAGTCTGATCTCAATGCAGCTTTATTGAAGAAGATGGCTCGTAATTTGTGGCTGGACCAACGTAAAAAGCTTAACCGTGAAGTCCTTGGCTGTGATCCAATAGAAAAGGATGATTACTGCAAAATCGATACAGACCTTTTAGAAAAAGCGATCTCTAAGCTTACACCGAAACAGTCGGTCATTTTCACTTTAAAAGATGGCTTTCACTTTCAAAATTCTGAGATCGCCGAGATTTTTGACATGACAGAAACAGCAGTCAAGGCGGTACTAAACAGGGCAAGAACCAGACTCGCTAAATTATCTTCTGGTGAAGAGCTTCCTGACTTACAAACTGCGAAATCAGAAATCATCACACGGCCATTGCTTCACGCAATCCGCTCAGGTGATCCTTCTGATTTTATTAAGCTGATACCAGCCTTGTTCCCTAAAGAAAGTCAGCCGACGTTAAAGGTCATGGCATTTTCCTCTCCTTCCAGTTCCCTCTCGATGGCCGCTTAG
- a CDS encoding class I SAM-dependent methyltransferase, which produces MRLVNIPRDKEMKILDIGCGTGQHTLLLADQFPNARITAIDNNDSYLRKLKERLQVKGLEKRVDVLNLSMFEMDFPKGTFDMIWAEGSIYIAGFQKGLQDWRKFLKKDGYLVCSEISWLHSHPSEESRQFWNQSYSDMNTIPDKIKQIEDNHYVYMSSFVLPKEDWTEEYYAPLAANLKHMREKYAGNEEALEAVEMIQQEINLYHEQSSDYSYVFYCKQRKD; this is translated from the coding sequence ATTCGTTTAGTAAATATACCAAGAGATAAAGAAATGAAAATTCTGGATATTGGCTGTGGAACGGGGCAGCATACCTTACTTTTAGCGGATCAGTTTCCAAATGCCCGCATTACGGCTATAGATAACAACGATTCATATTTGAGAAAACTTAAAGAACGGCTGCAGGTGAAAGGGTTAGAAAAAAGAGTAGACGTCCTAAATCTATCAATGTTTGAAATGGATTTTCCAAAAGGAACATTCGATATGATTTGGGCAGAAGGATCCATCTATATTGCGGGGTTTCAAAAGGGTTTGCAAGATTGGCGGAAGTTTTTGAAAAAAGATGGTTATCTCGTATGCAGTGAAATTTCCTGGCTGCATTCCCATCCTTCTGAAGAAAGCAGGCAATTCTGGAATCAAAGCTATTCTGATATGAATACCATCCCTGATAAAATAAAGCAGATTGAGGACAATCATTATGTATATATGTCTTCGTTCGTACTGCCCAAAGAAGATTGGACCGAAGAATATTATGCTCCTCTCGCTGCAAATCTTAAGCATATGAGAGAAAAATATGCAGGTAATGAAGAAGCACTGGAAGCTGTAGAAATGATTCAGCAGGAGATCAACCTGTATCACGAACAGTCAAGTGACTACAGCTATGTTTTCTACTGCAAACAGAGAAAGGATTAG
- a CDS encoding MmcQ/YjbR family DNA-binding protein, protein MKEHIHRYCMKLKGTTHDYKEEWSADRYHVGAKMYAMVGGDSERTPIISLKCDPERAEVLRDTYEGIIPGYYMNKTHWNSIYLEADLPDGLLEELISHSHTLVFNKLTKKLQKQITEAD, encoded by the coding sequence ATGAAAGAGCATATCCACAGGTATTGCATGAAATTAAAAGGTACAACTCATGATTATAAGGAAGAATGGAGCGCTGACCGCTACCACGTCGGCGCAAAAATGTACGCCATGGTTGGCGGCGACTCAGAAAGGACACCGATCATTTCGTTAAAATGCGACCCCGAACGAGCCGAGGTGCTGCGCGATACATATGAAGGCATCATCCCCGGCTATTACATGAACAAAACGCACTGGAACTCGATCTACCTGGAGGCCGACCTCCCCGATGGCTTGTTGGAAGAACTGATTTCTCATTCGCACACGTTAGTTTTTAACAAGCTGACGAAGAAGCTGCAGAAACAGATCACTGAAGCGGACTAA
- the moaC gene encoding cyclic pyranopterin monophosphate synthase MoaC — MADFTHFNEQGRARMVDISAKGDTVRTAVARTSVEVNGEIYHKITHDEMEKGDVLAVAQVAGIMAAKKTPDWIPMCHPLSLKGVDITFQWDVDAGYRLIIYASVKTKGSTGVEMEALTAASATALTVYDMCKAVDKGMVIGPTCLEEKTGGKNGDYRRSDR, encoded by the coding sequence ATGGCAGATTTCACTCACTTTAATGAACAAGGACGAGCCCGCATGGTGGATATCTCCGCTAAGGGAGACACGGTGCGTACAGCGGTTGCACGCACGAGTGTCGAAGTGAATGGAGAGATTTATCATAAGATTACCCATGATGAAATGGAAAAAGGCGACGTACTCGCTGTCGCTCAGGTAGCGGGCATCATGGCTGCTAAGAAAACACCCGATTGGATCCCGATGTGCCATCCTTTATCACTAAAAGGCGTAGACATTACGTTTCAATGGGACGTAGACGCAGGCTATCGATTAATCATTTACGCTTCTGTTAAAACAAAAGGAAGCACAGGAGTTGAAATGGAAGCGTTAACGGCCGCATCCGCCACCGCCCTGACGGTTTACGACATGTGCAAAGCGGTCGATAAAGGGATGGTCATCGGTCCCACTTGCCTTGAGGAGAAAACAGGCGGGAAAAACGGGGATTACCGGAGAAGCGATCGGTAA
- the fdhA gene encoding formaldehyde dehydrogenase, glutathione-independent, whose amino-acid sequence MATNNRAVAYTGNGGVTVKDIEFPELVLKDGPGVNPQNVGRRCDHGVILKVVSTNICGSDQHMVRGRTTAPEGLVLGHEITGEVIETGRDVEFVNKGDLVSVPFNIACGRCRNCKEQNTHICLNVNPDRPGSAYGYVDMGGWVGGQAEYVMVPYADFQCLKFPDKDQAMEKMLDLTMLSDIFPTGFHGAYTGGVKIGSTVYIAGAGPVGLAAAHSAQLLGASVVIVGDLIEERLKQARSFGCETINISEHDDISEQIDQILGVPEVDVAVDCVGFEAHGHDHQEAPATVLNSIMKATRAGGGLGIPGLYVTEDPGASDEDARRGSLKLDFGLGWAKAQTFATGQTPVMRYHRGLMMAILKGKANIAKAVNATVIGLEDAPLGYDEFDSGAAKKFVLDPHGMLKS is encoded by the coding sequence TTGGCGACGAATAACCGGGCAGTAGCCTATACAGGTAATGGCGGAGTCACGGTAAAAGATATCGAATTTCCTGAGCTTGTGTTGAAGGATGGTCCTGGAGTAAACCCGCAGAACGTCGGGCGGCGCTGTGATCACGGAGTCATTTTAAAAGTCGTATCCACCAATATTTGCGGAAGTGACCAGCACATGGTCAGAGGAAGAACCACAGCTCCCGAGGGGCTCGTACTTGGACATGAAATTACCGGTGAAGTGATTGAAACAGGGCGAGATGTAGAGTTTGTTAATAAAGGCGACCTTGTTTCCGTTCCATTTAACATTGCGTGCGGACGCTGCCGCAACTGTAAAGAACAAAATACACATATCTGTTTAAATGTGAATCCGGATCGGCCGGGCTCTGCCTACGGCTATGTAGATATGGGCGGCTGGGTCGGCGGACAGGCTGAATATGTTATGGTTCCTTATGCAGACTTCCAGTGCCTGAAGTTCCCTGATAAAGACCAAGCCATGGAAAAAATGCTCGATTTGACGATGCTATCAGACATCTTCCCGACAGGATTCCACGGAGCTTATACGGGTGGTGTAAAGATTGGTTCCACAGTCTATATTGCTGGGGCAGGACCTGTAGGATTGGCAGCCGCCCACTCGGCTCAGCTGCTCGGCGCTTCGGTCGTAATTGTCGGCGACCTGATCGAAGAGCGTCTGAAGCAGGCGCGAAGCTTTGGATGTGAAACCATTAATATTAGTGAGCATGATGATATTTCTGAGCAAATTGATCAGATTCTTGGCGTTCCTGAAGTTGATGTCGCTGTTGACTGTGTCGGTTTTGAAGCCCATGGACATGATCACCAGGAGGCTCCGGCTACTGTACTTAACTCTATTATGAAAGCCACCAGAGCAGGCGGAGGCCTCGGAATCCCAGGCCTCTATGTAACGGAAGATCCCGGCGCTTCGGATGAAGACGCAAGACGCGGCTCGCTGAAACTTGATTTCGGCCTTGGATGGGCCAAAGCCCAAACCTTTGCCACCGGCCAGACCCCAGTCATGCGCTACCATCGCGGATTGATGATGGCCATTTTAAAAGGAAAAGCCAACATCGCTAAAGCAGTAAATGCTACAGTGATTGGACTTGAGGATGCTCCTCTTGGTTACGATGAATTTGACTCAGGAGCGGCGAAGAAGTTTGTACTGGATCCGCATGGTATGCTGAAGAGTTAA
- the clpP gene encoding ATP-dependent Clp endopeptidase proteolytic subunit ClpP, with translation MSAIPYVIEQSKHGERSYDIYSRLLKDRIIMVSDEINDHMANSIVAQLLFLAADDSDKDVSLYINSPGGSTSAGFAILDTMQYIKPDIRTICTGMAASFGAMLLLAGTKGKRFALPNSEIMLHQPLGGVRGQAADIEISARRILKLREQLNQLIADRTGQPIEKVAVDTDRDYFLSAEEAKEYGIIDEIIQSQK, from the coding sequence ATGTCTGCTATTCCATATGTAATTGAACAATCGAAGCACGGCGAGCGTTCGTACGATATATACTCAAGATTATTGAAAGATCGAATTATCATGGTCAGTGATGAAATCAACGATCACATGGCAAACAGCATCGTTGCCCAGCTGCTTTTTCTGGCTGCTGATGATTCAGATAAGGATGTATCTCTTTATATCAACAGCCCGGGCGGCTCAACATCCGCAGGATTCGCTATCCTAGATACGATGCAATATATAAAGCCGGATATCCGCACGATCTGCACAGGGATGGCCGCTTCATTTGGCGCTATGCTCTTACTCGCTGGTACAAAAGGAAAGCGCTTTGCGCTGCCTAATAGCGAAATTATGCTCCATCAGCCGCTTGGCGGTGTGCGCGGCCAGGCAGCAGATATTGAAATTTCGGCAAGAAGGATTTTGAAGCTGCGAGAGCAATTGAATCAGTTGATAGCCGATCGTACCGGGCAGCCCATTGAAAAAGTAGCTGTAGATACGGACCGCGACTATTTCTTGAGTGCAGAAGAAGCGAAGGAATATGGGATTATCGACGAAATTATTCAGTCACAGAAATAA